The sequence gtctacactccacctcccccataccctacattcgtgggattggatattgttgttattgttgttgttgttgttgtactaaaATAAGATAATGTTTCAATTTCAATCGTAGAAACAAGTGAATACTTtgcatattttaataataataataataataataataataataataattacactaatAATTCCGGTTTAACCCCAAAATAGTACTTTAGACTTGAGAATATCTACTTAACTCAATCCTATAATTTAGAAATCAAAGTTCAATCCAATAGTTTGAGACTCTGCCTTAAAAAAAGGAAGGGTTAAAGTTAAAAAtaagctacaaacttacacaaatgtaccgatgtcgcccacaaacccattttcgtcctactgtcgcctacaaatttATAAAAAATGTACAAATGTTAACATTTTGTTACGGGTTACCTGCTGAACCgataaacttaattatttaacttatttttttcattttatatgtcccgatgtcgcccatatactttcagttgtgttacGATGTCGCCCATATATTTTCAGTTTTTGTTCCGATGTATCATCGACGTGTCATGACTAACTAGAAGCCACGTCATCAATTATTTTCGTTACAGGTAAAAAAAAGTATAGTGGGCGACATCAGCATATTTTTTATATGTTTGTAAgcaacagtaggacggaaatgattTGTGAACGATATCGGTATATTTGTGTAAATTTGTAGCCTATTTTTAACTTTAACCCAAAAGAAATATTTTGGGTCCGCTCTAAATACAAAAATTAGCATTAGCAAAGTATATAAGTTGAATACTTCGTATAGCATTAGTTGACAGTagtaataatatactccgtaatattatatatgatatttaaatatttaatatttatatatttatttattataaaattattataataaggTGCAAGATAAGATAGTGTAAACCAAACAAGATACAAGTTAGGCTAACAATATCAGTCTGCAAATCTTGCACAACTTTTCCTTCCTCTAATAATATAAGCAAATATTCATCTTTAACTTTACTAAATAAACTGTCTACCATACAGTTATTATGTTACTTATGTAGAGATGATATACAACTGACTATAgaagtaccaaaaaaaaaaaaaaaaaaaaaaaaaaaaaagaaaagcaaATGATTACAATGAGAGTAAGACTATGATAATGGTACAGCTCGAAAGTAGGAATATCCAAGAACGATCCGCCAACTTACTATTCTCTTCTGATCTTCTATTTTTACTATATAAAACGAACAAAACTTTATCCAGAAATAATCTGACAATAGCTAATGAACCAAAAAATAGCGAAACAAGAAATATAACGATCCCTTTATTCTCCATATGTACCTGATTCTCCCTCACTTTTGCCACCTCCGTTCTGAATTCACACGAAACACAGAATCAAAAACGAGAGTAAAACACTTGTTATAAGAACCAGACCAAAAAACAACATTACTCACAAGTCAAAATAAAGCAAAAGTAACAGAAAATAAATTTGAAGATTGATAGAACAAGTTACCTAAGGTAAGCATTGCTCTTTGTGATGACATCTAGCTGAAGAGACACGCGTGTCTTCCATGATTCCAGATCATCGACCTTTTTAGTCTGCAATGATAATTAAATGCAAATTTTATCTAGCTGTATAAAATAAAAATACCTTAAACAATGATAAAAGAAGACAACTTACGACCTAACATCAATAAGACCAATGACAAAGGGGTAGCAAACTCGGTTTGTGTAGGGTTGGTGGGTCAAAAGTACCCAAAGGCAACCTGATTTGATGAACAGGTTGGTGGGTTGATTTGGGTCATTCAAACGGGTCAAATATTATGGGTTGGTTTCAGGTTGGAGGGTTGGTATCAACAAAAAAACTTTTTTACTAAATGGGTGGGAACGTTGAGAAAACAACACTAACCCATTTACTTACAAGTCGGGTTTCAAGTAGTACTGAAATTGTCACCCTAAATGACAAAGAACAATATGTAAACTTTTCCGACCGTTTcagaagaaataaataaatataaatatatattatttacttCCATGACAATAAGACACaaaaatgtaatttttttttttaattaacgcGCTTTAAACAGTTGTACATAGCGGTTACTTATTAATTTAGTGGTGGCAGTTACATGAATGCACAACTGTTTAAAGCGCGTTAACAACAGCCATAAGCGTTATCGTCAGCAAATTCCTGTTTATTATTGCTATAATATAAGATAATGTCACAATTCTTTTGGGGTACAAGAACTTACCAAGGTCTCGCTGCTTTCACGAAAGCTTCTCAAATCCCTTCTAATTTCCTCAACAATGACATCTTTATCTCCAATTTCTGAATCAATTTCTTGAAAAATGTATCCATATTTAGAATTCAGTTCATCAAGGTATCTCTCCAACAACGATAAATTAATATCCAAAAGCCGAACTTTTTGCATCAAAATCTTGATAACACTGTCACCAGGCAACCTTCCAGCTTGTTTCTGACGCACTTCCGCAAGTGGGTCCGGAACATCAATTGTTGTAACTTCACGTCGACCATCAAATTTATCTCCCGATGATTCGTGTTCCATATCAACAGAATCATGACCTAAATCCTCCCGTTTTGTATCACTTTCGATTTCTTTAAACTTCTTATCTTGCACAGAAACCAAATCCTCTAACATCATTTCAACGGCATCGACACCATAAACTTGTACGAAACTTAACGTACAATAAAACCCATTTCCATAATGGCTCAAAAGATTCAACTTTATATATCTCACCCATTTTGGCTCCTCAAAAATAAATCTTTGTTCGTGTTTCACATTTGTTGCAGTAAAGTTCCCAACTTTTACCCACGTATCGGTAGGATAAACTAAACTCCCAAGAATTTCAAATTCTTTTAGATTCGACGAATGGTGTTCGAAATTAGCGATTTTAATCGTATCTACTAGGGTTTCTTCCGAAAGTTCTATAACTACAAACTTATCCTCAGATGAGCACGGGTTCCTAAGATACTTATCTTTGTCTATCGTTAATACGTTAGACGCACCTTTTGCGTCTTTGTTACTAGCTAAAACTTTTGCACCCTTCGAAGCAGAAGCGTAGTTGTAATCTTGACCACCAGGCTCGAGTCTGTGATTTATACTTCCCGCATTACCGTTTAAAATTCGGGTTTTTGTATTAAACGCTTTGTTCTTGAATTCATCTAAACCTAGAGGTACAGATCTTGATCTTTCAGTTTTAGAGGACCCCTTTTGATCAAGCACGTTATTTGGATCTGATTTAGTAACGAATTCTGGATTTGGTTCTTTTTGGTCAACTTCGAATTCTTGACCGATAATCTCCTCTTTGTTTTCGGCGTGATAGACTAAATCGCTCTGGATAACGTTTTCAGAGCCTAGCTCGGTGGTGGGACTTTGATTTGAAGATAACGAGATATATGAATATTTATCGGGCTCTTGTTTGAATTCATCCCAATATATTATACCGTCTTGAAGATCCTCAGGACCATCTGTAAATCAAGAAAATAGCTTTATATGAGATGATTTACATGGATAGAAACATCAaacaatcattatatatatatccaAAAAATTATTCATTTTTTTTGTAAAAAGTGTGTTATGATCAAAAATATAAAACAATTTGAAACGAACAGTCTGATTTTTGAATAAACGAACTTAGCCAGTTGTATGCATTACATTACAGATGGTGTGAGATTTCCATTCGACCTATTTTCTAATGGGCTAATGCTTGATATCTGAAAGATTGGAGATGAATAGCAGATTGACCCGTTCAAAGGTAAACGGGTCAAAAATACCAGCTCCGTCACAACATAGTTGAAGCACTGAACACTAACAAGTAACAACTGATGCAAATTTTTTAGACTAGTGATATCAGCAAGCCTAGTTTCTTCCAAATAAgtctaaataaaataaaaatcaagAATGCTctacaaaaaaataaataataataatagaactgaCCACTAAAACCATCGCCATGGCCGATCCATAAATTTAGAAGGAACAGAAGCCCCCATATAAAAACAGCAAGAGAAACAGAAACCTTAAAAAAGATGTCTTTTGTAAGTGTGTGATTTCCTAAAACTCTTCTTGCAAGAAGAGCTTTACGTGATCTCTGCATAGTACATCAATCTGATTCACTACGAACGCCCGAAAATGAACTCAGGAAGATGATCACGAACGAGTAATCCTACAGGCAAATAAAAACTTCTGTTAATCACATTCGTAATGTCTGTATTATAATTCATTCATTGAATATATAATTCTAATATATAAGTCATACTAAAATAAATCAAAGAATTTGAAGAGAATCAGTCCGATGAGCTACAAATTCATCGAACTCGcacaataaataaaataaacaaacaaaaTACTCGTACTAAATATAACAAACTTACAAATATAACTTATATTTAACTGCAATTTGGTTAAAAGTAATTCTCAAATAGATCCCTATAACCAATAGATGAAGAATTACATTTGCACACAGCATCAAACACTTTGCTTGCAAGAAACAACTGTCTCATTAAAAATGGTGACCTATCACTATCAACACATTCTTCATTCTTTCAAGATCATAACTTTAAGCATTACTTAAAAAATACCCATATGTATATGATCACAAATTACAAAACTTTACAAACCCAAATATTCTCTATGTTTAAAATAAACCAAGATAACAAATATAAATTAGGTACAAGGATCTAAAATATATACACCATTGTTATACCATAAAAATAAGCATTAAGCACATGGGCAATCCACTAACATCTTAAAAGTAATTCAAATACTGTAAAAATAAAAACTTGAAGATCGAAAAAGGGTATATACAGCAcctggtatatgtatatataattcttgAAAATGGGGAATTTTGAGAATGTCAATAAGAAATTGAAGATGATGAAATTCTTGAAATCATCAGTAGAATCTAAACTCTACTGAATTTGTACTCTTTTAATTCTTCCCAAGAAAAAAATAAGTTGATTTGCCTTCGACTCAATTGTAAATTTGGGTATTACACTATTACTTACGTAGAATTCAAACAAAAGCCGGTGGGTTTATTTGTATCGAGTaattacaaataaataaataaataccgagtatataaatataaatataatataatataatctataataataataataataatctatctatctatatatactttttaataaatctctatcataaatcataataatactaagttaTAATCAGCAAATTTGCAGAGTTAAAACATTAGTATTACTTAATAGTATAATATAATACAGGGGCGGAGTTACTCATAACTTAGTGGCGACCTATGACCCCACTCAACTATCCAGTCTTACTAATCACAACCCATTTTCTATATAATATATTGGCTTTTTCTTAAAAGAACCTCGTTAAATCCTAACGGTCCAAGTGCTCATGTTTTTTTAACACCTATCATTCTACCAATATAAATTAACTGACCCAATCGCTCATGATCTTTTATGAAATTTTTATGTAAAACGTTATGATATGTAATCCTTTTTAGTGTTTATAATTGCCATCgtcaaaaaaaaaaactgcaacaaCTATCATTTGGACGAAAGAAATTGGAGACTCACGATTCACGGATTAGTAGTTTTCAATGTATTCATTCAACAAATATTCAAGATTTTTCTTGTAATTTTTAGAGTTCAAGTAATTatctataatttaatttaatattatatttatctagTGTCTTAGGGTTTATTAATTTTTAGATTTTATGCTTAATGTAGTTTAAATATTTTAATTTACGTCAGGTGTAGTTTATTCTATAATATTTATGAGTTATACATTTTACGTAAAAGCTAATAGATAGAAGGAACACTTGAAAGATTTGTAAAAAGAAAATTATAAATGAATCGATCATAGTTTGTCAATTCAAATTCCATACGGGATATATTTTAGTACTAACATTATTTTGTGACCCCTTCGATACAAAATTCTAGCTCTGCCTCTGGTATAATAAATGTTTACCAAATCTATATgactaaatgaatatataaaattgTCATAAATTTGCGGAGTTAAAACATTAGTATTACAGTATAATAAATGTTTACCAAATCTATATGACTAAATGTATATATAACATTGTCATCTATCCGTATATATGTTAGCAATATGTTCTTGTATATTAACAATAGACAAAAGTGGTAAATGTAGCTCGTCATTGCATCGAAAGATTTGTAAAGAAGGATAGTTCTCATGACTCTCAATGGATGAATGAAATGGTTAGTTTCTACAATTAAAATCCATTTTAGTGAGTACTAAACGCGTGAATCTTGCAACTGATTTGTAGATCAAAGCTTCAAGGAATCAAAGTCGTAAGCTGTCATACGGATTGTTATGTGTTTGCCATGTGGTACATATATGTTTTTGATCTAATTATGTCTCTACCATGTTGTCACAACCcaataagtttgtggcccaacccactaagattatgactCAATTAAGAGTTTTAATccaagaacctcatggaaggcccaagaacatcatggaagctctctagaactttcccatgagttcttccatggaatggtatggaatgttcatggaaatatctatctctatgtatatacttgaagtttctagtacttagatcctaaccattgatttacattaatcttagccatccattttgtgttaggagtagtataaataggggtggtctcatttgaCACACCACACATCAAAACTCAAGTATCCTCTCTTGTAAAGCTTTCATAATCAATATAAGCATTTTCTTTAAATTCCCACTTGTTCTCTATTTTGTTCTCTTTTAGTCACTTGAATCATTGGAAGGTCCAAgctaggctgacttagtagagactaagtgccgcacggtgagcttatcgagataagtccgtgacatttggtatcagagccaggtggattcaaggagatggcaaccgagaccgagaagaatgtgagcgcaacaagtggtgtgatgggtgatgagactcgtggtcgggtagagactcgccaaggagccaagaagaaccgagatacgtccaaagactttgtcgcaaacttggacaagaggatcatggatgtagagacatccatggacgacgtgaaagcaaaggtcgaagacgtccaccaacgtttggatggtttggacgaGGACTTcgacgaattgaaagatgattgcaagagtgcaatcaacgtgctagacattgacatgcgacgtgagatccatgacttaaggggtatgctcatgggtgagattacgaagttgcgaggcgaaatggagggggaggtctccactattcaccaacgcctcgtggatttacaaaccaacatgaactcttgtttgagattcatggctagtgggggtggcaacactggatgcaatgctctgaaggtggacgttcccaagccgtcaccgttcgtggggaagcgagaagcccgagcggttgatgattttatatgggagatggaacaatacttggagggagtcaacatagtggatgatgcaatgaagatcaagacagcaacccgttacctgaaggataccgcagcgttatggtggcgttgtcgatatggagatatcgagaaaggtacggttactattgatacttgggatgatttccttactaaacttaagaatcaattctaccccaagaatgctcaaaaggatgcgatgagtcgtctacgtaaattacatcattccgggacgattcgggagtatattaaagaattcacgaaccttagcctggaggtcccagatattcccgatgatattcttctcttctattttctcgatggtttgcaaccttgggctaaaacggagttggagagacgaggagtccaagaccttgccaccgcaattgctcaagcggaggcactagtcgaccatgctaataggaaagattcgttcaagtcaaaagataagaaggtgagccataagaaaggtgggggagataagcccgcccaatcaaggaatgataatacacaTAAGCCACCAACAGtgaataacaagagcataaaaacttcttacaagaatgatggatgtttccTATGTGATGGACCGCGAGCCCGAGATTGcccgaagaaagctagccttcatgctatggaagctcaaaaggcgggttgtcaggatgacgagcggtgcataggatcaatgcatatcctcaacgcaatcaaggccaagaaggagatacccaaggtagtggctaaaggactccaattcgtagatattaacatttgtggagatcgggtacgagctttggtggatacgggagcaactcataactttatctccaccgatgaagccaaaaggctaggactcaaggaaacaaaagagagtggcatgatgaagacggtgaacacaaatgccagaccgattagtggggtggctaaagacgtatatgtgaagattggagaatgggaaggaatgatTGATCTCTCAGTCGTGCCTATAGACGACTTCAAGAtggtacttgggatggagttcttagataaggtacgcggtttccctatgTCGTTTGCTAATTCAatgtgtatcttggatggtgagaagacttgtatggtatcaaccgaacgtggaagcaagagggcatccaagtcactttcggccatgcaattcaagaaggggtacaacaagaatgagacatgctatttagcagtagcaaagcaagagacggtcgaagataagggaaaactagaggtacccaaggaaattgagaaggtccttgatgagttcaaggatgtcatgcccaaggagttaccaaaaagttaccacctaggagggaggttgaccatgcgatcgagttggagccgggatcaaaaccaccttccaaagccccataccgaatgccaccacccgagttggaggagttgtgaagacaactcaaggagttgctggatgcgggatacatccgaccgtcaaaatccccTTATGGTGCTCCGGTactatttcaaagaaagaaggatgggttcttgcggatgtgtatagattaccaggcactcaacaaggtaactatcaagaacaaatacccaatcccacttattgctgatttgttcgatcaacttgggaaggcgagatacttctccaagttagacttgagatcgggatattatcaagtccgaattgccgaaggagatgaggctaagaccacatgcgtgacgaggtatggcgcttatgaattcctagtcatgccctttggtttaaccaatgcccctgccacattttgtactttgatgaacaaattattccacccgttcctcgacaagtttgtcgtggtgtacttggatgacatagtcgtgtatagcgacaccatggaagatcatgtgaggcacttgaagcaagtattccaagtactaagggacaacgagttgtatgtgaagctagagaaatgttcattcggattagaggaggtgtattttcttggacatagaattaaaaatgggaagttactcatggatggggctaaggtcaaggcaattcaagagtgggaggcaccaacgaaggtgactgatttacgatctttccttggtttagtaaattactatcgtcgttttatcaagggatactcggcgaaagcggctccattgacagaattgttaaagaagaacaaagcttggttgtgggatgagacATGTCAAGCAACATTTGAAGAGTTGAAAGGAGcggtcatggaagaaccggtgttgagacttccTGATGTGACCATTCCattcgagttacacacagacgcatcggactttgctattggaggagttctaatgcaagaggGTCACCCGATCGCGTTCGAAAGCCGAaaacttaacgaggcggaaaggaagtacactgtgcagGAGAAGGAGATGATGGCGGTggttcattgtttgaggacatggaggcattatcttttgggatcaaggttcgtgatcaagacggataatgtggcaatgagttattttcaaacccaaaataagttgagtcccaaacaagctcgttggcaagacttcctagacgaatttgactatgtgttggagtataagcctgggaaggccaatgtggtagctgatgccctaagtggtaagacggagtttgcagcgatcacaaaactacaattcttccttcaagattgtataaaggagggattagagcatgatcctatagccaaaaaccttgttggattggctcgagatgggaaaacgcgaaggttttggctcaagggtgatctattattcaccaaaggagaccggttgtatgtgcctaagtggggtgatcttagacgaacaatcttgaaggagtgtcatgattcaaagtgggttggtcatccaggtatcaagaggacactggcattagtagaaggcacttattattggccaaggatggaagacggcgtagagacgtacgtgcagacatgcctaatatgccaacaagacaagatagagcaacgccaatcaggaggactattacagccgctacctacaccgaaaggaccatgggagagtgtttccatggacttcattacttgcttacccaagtcggaagggtgtgggagtattatagtcgtggtagaccggttttctaagtacggtaccttcatagccgcatcatccgaagttactgcggatgaaaccgcaaaactatttttcaagaatgtggtgaagtattgggggataccgcatgtgatagtaagtgatcgagatccgaggttcacagggcatttttggacggagttgttcaagatcatggggacgggcttgaatttctccacgagttttcatccccaaacagacagacagacagacggaaagggtgaatgcactattggagctctatcttcgacactatgtaagtgcaaatcaacatgattgggctaagcttcttgatatttctcagttctcttataacatgcaaaggagtgagtccacggggaagagtccttttgagttggtgacagAACGCCAACCATTGACCCcgaatgctttggccgcttcatatgatggaagcagcccagctgcttatagaacgatgaaggagtggcacgaacaagccaacttggcgcgagcatcactagataaggcggccaagaaaatgaagaaatgggcggatgagaaaagacgacatgttgagttcaaagttggggaccaagtgatggtgaagcttttacctcaacaattcaaaacatttaggaaggtgcacaaaggattgatccggagatatgaaggcccattcccggtaattggacgtgttgggaatgtatcttatcgagttcaactactgcccaagttaaagattcatccagtcttccacgtaagttttctaaaaccttatcacagggacgaggaagacccagaacgaggagtttccaaacgagcaccaatggcagttgcgacttcgttcgatcgtgaagtggaagatatcttgttgcatcgaacggtacggagactgtagtgacccgaacttttccatgtttatatatattaattgagattgatatttacatgattaaatgtttccaacatgattaagcaatcaaacttgttaagacttgattaattgaaatatgtttcatatagacaattgaccacccaagttgaccggtggttcacgaacgttaaaacttgtaaaaactatatgatgacatatatatggatatatatatatatatatagttaacatgatactatgataagtaaacatatcattaagtatattaacaatgaactacatatgtaaaaacaagactactaacttaatgatttttaaacgagacatatatgtaacgattatcgttgtaaagacatttaatgatattcatacatgataatatcatgataatataataatttaaaatctcatttgatattataaacattgggttaacaacatttaacaagatcgttaacctaaaggtttcaaaacaacacttacatgtaacgactaacgatgacttaatgactcagttaaaatgtatatacatgtagtgttttaatatgtatttatacacttttgaaagacttcaatacacttatcaaaatacttctacttaacaaaaatgcttacaattacatcct comes from Rutidosis leptorrhynchoides isolate AG116_Rl617_1_P2 chromosome 4, CSIRO_AGI_Rlap_v1, whole genome shotgun sequence and encodes:
- the LOC139843764 gene encoding SUN domain-containing protein 4-like, encoding MQRSRKALLARRVLGNHTLTKDIFFKVSVSLAVFIWGLLFLLNLWIGHGDGFSDGPEDLQDGIIYWDEFKQEPDKYSYISLSSNQSPTTELGSENVIQSDLVYHAENKEEIIGQEFEVDQKEPNPEFVTKSDPNNVLDQKGSSKTERSRSVPLGLDEFKNKAFNTKTRILNGNAGSINHRLEPGGQDYNYASASKGAKVLASNKDAKGASNVLTIDKDKYLRNPCSSEDKFVVIELSEETLVDTIKIANFEHHSSNLKEFEILGSLVYPTDTWVKVGNFTATNVKHEQRFIFEEPKWVRYIKLNLLSHYGNGFYCTLSFVQVYGVDAVEMMLEDLVSVQDKKFKEIESDTKREDLGHDSVDMEHESSGDKFDGRREVTTIDVPDPLAEVRQKQAGRLPGDSVIKILMQKVRLLDINLSLLERYLDELNSKYGYIFQEIDSEIGDKDVIVEEIRRDLRSFRESSETLTKKVDDLESWKTRVSLQLDVITKSNAYLRTEVAKVRENQVHMENKGIVIFLVSLFFGSLAIVRLFLDKVLFVLYSKNRRSEENSKLADRSWIFLLSSCTIIIVLLSL